From Ancylobacter pratisalsi, one genomic window encodes:
- a CDS encoding ABC-F family ATP-binding cassette domain-containing protein, which produces MAPPLLLLQDTRLTFGGTPLLGGAELSVSSGERVGLVGRNGSGKSTLLKIAAGLVQADSGARFVQPGATVRYLPQEPDLSGFKTTLDYVEAGMGPGDQEYRAIYLLNELGLTGEEDPANLSGGEARRAALARVLAPEPDILLLDEPTNHLDLPAIEWLEAEIASLRSALVLISHDRRFLQDLTRATVWLDRGTTRRMERGFGFFEEWRDQVLEEEERDQQKLARKIVAEEHWMRYGVTARRKRNVRRVGELADLRAKFRDHRGAVGTISVTATEADVSGKLVMEAEHISKAYGDRVIVRDLSIRIQRGDRIGIVGPNGAGKTTLLKMLTGELAPDRGKAKLGTNIEMATLDQRRAALDPTRSVRDTLTDGRGDQVFVGGNPRHVIGYMKDFLFTPEQAGTAVSRLSGGERGRLLLACALAQASNLMVLDEPTNDLDLETLDLLEEMIDDYAGTVLLVSHDRDFLDRTVTATIAFEGDGNWEVYAGGYSDMVAQRGRGVTARAQAEKAAKTDKSTVKAANAPAAAEPPKAAAKRKLSFKEKHALEQLPKRIAKLESDIARLSNTLHTPNFYTRDPAGFAKATAELTRTQNELAKAEEEWLELEVLREELGA; this is translated from the coding sequence ATGGCTCCTCCTCTTCTTCTGCTCCAGGACACCCGGCTCACCTTCGGCGGTACCCCGCTGCTCGGGGGCGCGGAGCTGTCCGTCTCATCCGGCGAGCGCGTCGGCCTTGTCGGCCGAAATGGCTCGGGCAAATCCACCCTACTCAAGATTGCCGCCGGCCTCGTCCAGGCCGACAGCGGCGCACGCTTCGTGCAGCCCGGCGCGACCGTGCGCTACCTGCCGCAGGAGCCGGACCTTTCCGGCTTCAAGACCACGCTCGACTATGTCGAAGCGGGCATGGGACCGGGCGACCAGGAATACCGCGCCATCTACCTGCTGAACGAGCTGGGGCTGACCGGGGAGGAAGACCCGGCCAATCTCTCCGGCGGCGAGGCCCGTCGCGCCGCGCTGGCCCGCGTGCTGGCACCCGAGCCGGACATCCTGCTGCTGGACGAGCCGACCAACCATCTCGATCTGCCCGCCATCGAATGGCTGGAGGCCGAGATCGCCTCGCTGCGCTCCGCCCTCGTGCTCATCAGCCATGACCGCCGTTTCCTGCAGGACCTGACCCGCGCCACCGTCTGGCTCGATCGCGGCACCACGCGCCGCATGGAACGCGGCTTCGGCTTCTTCGAGGAATGGCGCGACCAGGTGCTGGAAGAGGAAGAGCGCGACCAGCAGAAGCTCGCCCGCAAGATCGTCGCCGAAGAACACTGGATGCGCTACGGCGTCACCGCGCGGCGCAAGCGCAACGTGCGCCGCGTCGGCGAGCTGGCGGATCTGCGCGCGAAGTTCCGCGACCATCGCGGTGCGGTCGGCACCATTTCCGTGACCGCCACGGAGGCCGACGTCTCCGGCAAGCTGGTGATGGAAGCCGAGCACATCTCCAAGGCCTATGGCGATCGCGTCATCGTGCGCGACCTGTCGATCCGCATCCAGCGCGGCGACCGCATCGGCATTGTCGGGCCCAATGGCGCCGGCAAGACCACGCTGCTGAAGATGCTCACCGGCGAGCTGGCCCCCGATCGCGGCAAGGCCAAGCTCGGCACCAATATCGAGATGGCGACGCTCGACCAGCGTCGCGCGGCGCTCGATCCCACCCGCTCGGTGCGCGACACGCTCACCGACGGGCGCGGCGATCAGGTGTTCGTCGGCGGCAATCCGCGCCATGTCATCGGCTACATGAAGGACTTCCTGTTCACGCCGGAACAGGCTGGCACCGCCGTCTCCCGGCTCTCGGGCGGCGAGCGCGGAAGGCTCCTGCTCGCCTGCGCGCTGGCGCAGGCCTCGAACCTCATGGTGCTGGACGAGCCGACCAACGACCTCGATCTGGAAACCCTCGACCTGCTTGAGGAGATGATCGACGACTACGCCGGCACGGTGCTGCTGGTGAGCCATGATCGCGACTTCCTCGATCGCACGGTCACCGCCACCATCGCCTTCGAGGGCGATGGCAACTGGGAGGTCTATGCGGGCGGTTATTCGGACATGGTGGCCCAGCGCGGACGCGGCGTGACCGCCCGCGCGCAGGCCGAGAAGGCCGCCAAGACCGACAAGAGCACCGTCAAGGCCGCGAATGCCCCTGCCGCTGCGGAGCCCCCCAAGGCGGCGGCCAAGCGCAAGCTGTCCTTCAAGGAAAAGCACGCGCTGGAGCAGCTGCCCAAGCGCATCGCCAAGCTGGAATCCGACATTGCGCGGCTGAGCAACACCCTCCATACGCCGAATTTCTACACCCGCGATCCCGCCGGCTTCGCCAAGGCCACCGCCGAGCTCACGCGTACCCAGAACGAGCTGGCCAAGGCCGAGGAGGAATGGCTGGAGCTGGAAGTGCTGCGCGAGGAACTGGGCGCTTGA
- a CDS encoding ABC transporter permease subunit, which produces MLKLFIRRVALTVPTFVALMFVTFVAVRLVPGDPIEARTGERGIAPERLAALRHDLGLDQPVWKQFLDYVNGLAHGDFGVSIVTKTPVLHEFATLFPATLELSICALLFAVILGIPAGVIAAVKRGGIIDHSVMTVALAGYSMPIFWWGLLLIMFMSEYLGLTPVSGRMDLINYYFEPVTGFMLIDSLLSGQEGAFGAAVAHLILPSIVLGTIPLAVIARMTRSSMLEVLSEDYVRTARAKGLSPLRVVGLHALRNALIPVVTVIGLQTGTLLAGAVLTETIFAWPGVGKWLIESISRRDYPALQGGIMLISGVVILVNLIVDVLYVAINPRIRHGG; this is translated from the coding sequence ATGCTGAAACTCTTCATACGCCGCGTCGCGCTGACGGTGCCGACTTTCGTGGCGCTGATGTTCGTCACCTTCGTCGCAGTGCGCCTCGTGCCCGGCGACCCGATCGAGGCGCGCACCGGCGAGCGCGGCATCGCCCCGGAACGCCTCGCCGCGCTGCGCCACGACCTCGGCCTCGACCAGCCGGTGTGGAAGCAGTTCCTGGATTACGTGAACGGCCTCGCCCACGGAGATTTCGGCGTCTCCATCGTTACCAAGACCCCCGTGCTGCATGAGTTCGCGACCCTGTTCCCGGCCACGCTGGAACTGTCGATCTGCGCCCTGCTGTTCGCCGTCATCCTCGGCATCCCCGCCGGTGTCATCGCGGCGGTCAAGCGCGGCGGCATCATCGATCATTCGGTCATGACGGTGGCCCTCGCGGGCTATTCGATGCCGATCTTCTGGTGGGGCCTGCTGCTCATCATGTTCATGTCGGAATATCTGGGTCTGACCCCGGTTTCCGGCCGCATGGACCTCATCAACTACTATTTCGAGCCCGTCACCGGCTTCATGCTCATCGACAGCCTGCTCTCGGGGCAGGAAGGCGCCTTCGGCGCGGCCGTGGCCCATCTCATTCTGCCCTCCATCGTGCTCGGCACCATCCCTCTCGCGGTAATCGCGCGCATGACGCGCTCCTCGATGCTGGAGGTGCTGAGCGAGGACTATGTGCGCACCGCCCGCGCCAAGGGCCTCTCCCCGCTCCGGGTGGTCGGGCTTCACGCCCTGCGCAACGCCCTGATCCCGGTCGTCACCGTCATCGGCCTGCAAACCGGCACGCTGCTCGCGGGCGCCGTGCTGACCGAGACCATCTTCGCCTGGCCCGGTGTCGGCAAATGGCTGATCGAATCGATCTCGCGCCGCGACTACCCGGCGCTCCAGGGGGGCATCATGCTGATCTCGGGTGTCGTCATCCTCGTCAATCTCATCGTCGACGTGCTCTATGTCGCGATCAACCCGAGGATCCGGCATGGCGGATGA
- a CDS encoding energy transducer TonB family protein: MSLLLLKGGPGHRLRVAAGWAVCGCVVLAAHGGALGYLLSKPPEVAADAPAAIMIELAEMPVSPESEPTETAPGPPMVEAPEEVEEEVKPDPLAEVEDAPPPPPMPEQEPLPEVAESPAPDIEVPLPPPPPLASELTPPEKEIEKPKERPKQKPKPRKKSKKPPAPRTAAAPALDAARADRVAAPSQGASSSNSRAAATWRSRLMAHLNRHKRFPAGENGSGKARVAFTIDRSGRVIAARLVGSSGVSTFDQEAVAMIRRASPVPPPPPDVGGSRISFTVPVDFARR; the protein is encoded by the coding sequence ATGAGCCTGCTGCTGCTCAAGGGCGGCCCCGGCCACAGGCTGCGCGTGGCCGCCGGCTGGGCGGTGTGCGGCTGCGTGGTGCTGGCCGCCCATGGCGGCGCGCTGGGCTATCTCCTGTCCAAGCCTCCCGAGGTGGCCGCCGACGCGCCGGCCGCGATCATGATCGAGCTGGCGGAAATGCCGGTGTCGCCGGAATCCGAGCCGACCGAGACCGCGCCGGGACCGCCCATGGTGGAAGCGCCCGAAGAGGTGGAGGAGGAGGTGAAGCCCGACCCGTTGGCCGAGGTCGAGGACGCCCCGCCGCCTCCACCGATGCCTGAGCAGGAGCCGCTGCCCGAAGTGGCGGAATCCCCCGCGCCCGATATCGAGGTGCCCCTGCCGCCGCCCCCGCCTCTGGCTTCCGAGCTGACCCCGCCGGAGAAGGAGATCGAGAAGCCGAAGGAGCGGCCGAAGCAGAAGCCGAAGCCGCGCAAGAAGAGCAAGAAGCCGCCGGCGCCGCGCACCGCCGCCGCGCCCGCGCTGGACGCCGCGCGCGCCGACCGTGTCGCCGCGCCCTCGCAGGGGGCGAGTTCGTCCAACAGCCGGGCTGCCGCCACCTGGCGCTCGCGGCTGATGGCGCATCTCAACCGGCACAAGCGTTTTCCTGCCGGGGAAAACGGCAGCGGCAAGGCCCGCGTGGCTTTCACCATCGACCGCTCGGGGCGGGTGATCGCGGCCCGCCTTGTCGGCAGCTCGGGCGTCTCGACGTTCGATCAGGAGGCGGTGGCGATGATCCGCCGGGCGTCCCCGGTGCCGCCGCCGCCGCCCGATGTGGGCGGCAGCCGGATCTCGTTCACGGTGCCGGTGGACTTCGCGCGGCGCTAG
- a CDS encoding ABC transporter permease subunit, whose protein sequence is MADEPLLAAGAPETMTDPVIETVPPEVSSFAAFWSAFSENRGAVLGLIVVAFIALLALFAPWVAPHSPIEQFREHVQQPPVWAGGSWAFPFGTDAVGRDVLSRLIYGARISLGIGMSVMLVSVALGIVLGLASAFMRGVVEVVVMRIMDLVVAIPSLVLAILVVAVLGPSLLNTIIAVTVVYLPRYVRLVRAAAISELSKEYVIAAQVAGVGKLRLMFVTVLPNCLAPLIVQAALGISDAILEAAALGFLGLGAQPPTPEWGAMLADSREFIRAAPWIVTLPGLAILSTVVAINLMGDGLRDALDPKLRRS, encoded by the coding sequence ATGGCGGATGAACCGTTGCTCGCCGCCGGCGCTCCCGAGACGATGACCGATCCGGTCATCGAGACGGTGCCGCCCGAAGTCTCTTCCTTCGCCGCCTTCTGGTCCGCCTTCAGCGAGAACCGCGGCGCGGTGCTTGGCCTCATCGTGGTGGCGTTCATCGCCCTTCTGGCGCTGTTCGCGCCGTGGGTCGCCCCGCATTCGCCGATCGAGCAGTTCCGCGAGCATGTGCAGCAGCCGCCGGTCTGGGCCGGCGGCAGTTGGGCCTTTCCCTTCGGCACTGACGCGGTGGGCCGGGACGTGCTCTCGCGTCTGATCTACGGCGCGCGCATCTCGCTCGGCATCGGCATGTCGGTGATGCTGGTGTCGGTTGCGCTCGGCATCGTGCTCGGCCTCGCCAGCGCCTTCATGCGCGGCGTCGTCGAGGTGGTGGTGATGCGCATCATGGACCTCGTGGTGGCGATACCGAGCCTCGTGCTCGCCATCCTCGTGGTCGCCGTGCTCGGTCCCAGCCTTCTCAACACCATCATCGCGGTCACCGTGGTCTACCTGCCGCGCTATGTGCGGCTGGTCCGCGCGGCCGCCATTTCCGAGCTGTCGAAGGAATACGTCATCGCCGCGCAGGTGGCGGGCGTGGGCAAGCTGCGGCTGATGTTCGTCACCGTGCTGCCGAATTGCCTGGCCCCGCTCATCGTGCAGGCCGCGCTCGGCATTTCCGACGCCATCCTGGAAGCGGCGGCGCTGGGCTTCCTGGGCCTTGGCGCCCAGCCGCCGACGCCGGAATGGGGCGCCATGCTGGCCGATTCACGCGAGTTCATCCGCGCCGCGCCATGGATCGTGACGCTGCCGGGCCTCGCCATTCTCTCCACGGTGGTCGCCATCAACCTGATGGGCGATGGCCTGCGCGACGCGCTCGACCCGAAGCTGAGGAGGAGCTGA
- a CDS encoding dipeptide ABC transporter ATP-binding protein, with the protein MNQIVPSEPSAADSVMEAVNLAQSYEVARGMFAKSAVVKAVAGISFRLAARSTLAIVGESGSGKSTLARMLTMIERPGEGSLLLDDVDVADADTSTLRRYRGEVQMVFQNPYGSLNPRQTVGKAIEEPLLVNTKLSAPERRERALDMMRYVGLRAEHHGRYPHMFSGGQRQRIAIARALVLRPKILVLDEPVSALDVSVRAQVLNLLVELQQTLGVAYVFVSHDLGVVRHMADEVLVMYLGSAVEHGPRDAIFDAPRHPYTRALLSATPVADPDSKRDRIVLQGELPSPFNPPAGCPFNPRCPLVMDRCRVEMPPLERKGEQLVACWAAE; encoded by the coding sequence GTGAACCAGATCGTCCCGTCCGAACCCTCCGCCGCAGATTCGGTCATGGAAGCGGTGAACCTCGCCCAGTCCTACGAGGTGGCGCGCGGCATGTTCGCCAAGTCCGCGGTGGTGAAGGCCGTCGCCGGCATCAGCTTCCGCCTCGCCGCACGCTCCACGCTGGCCATTGTCGGCGAATCCGGCTCCGGCAAGTCGACGCTGGCCCGCATGCTCACCATGATCGAGCGTCCGGGAGAGGGCTCGCTCCTGCTCGACGATGTCGACGTCGCCGACGCGGACACCTCCACCCTGCGCCGCTATCGCGGCGAGGTGCAGATGGTGTTCCAGAACCCCTATGGCTCGCTCAATCCGCGCCAGACAGTGGGCAAGGCGATCGAGGAGCCGCTGCTCGTCAACACCAAGCTATCCGCCCCGGAGAGGCGCGAGCGGGCGCTCGACATGATGAGATATGTGGGCCTGCGCGCCGAGCATCACGGGCGCTACCCGCACATGTTCTCCGGCGGCCAGCGCCAGCGCATCGCCATCGCCCGCGCGCTGGTGCTGCGCCCGAAGATCCTCGTACTGGACGAGCCGGTCTCCGCGCTGGACGTCTCGGTGCGGGCGCAGGTGCTGAACCTGCTGGTCGAGCTGCAGCAGACCCTGGGCGTCGCCTATGTGTTCGTCTCCCACGATCTCGGCGTGGTCCGGCACATGGCGGACGAGGTGCTGGTGATGTATCTCGGCAGCGCGGTGGAGCACGGCCCGCGCGACGCCATCTTCGACGCGCCCCGACACCCCTATACCCGCGCGCTGCTCTCCGCGACGCCGGTCGCCGACCCCGATTCCAAGCGCGACCGCATTGTGCTGCAGGGTGAGCTGCCCTCGCCCTTCAACCCACCGGCCGGCTGCCCCTTCAACCCGCGCTGCCCGCTGGTGATGGACCGCTGCCGCGTCGAGATGCCCCCGCTGGAGCGCAAGGGCGAACAGCTCGTCGCCTGCTGGGCGGCCGAGTAA
- the exbB gene encoding tonB-system energizer ExbB, translating to MPAPAPASVPAAPAVTPSAIASPPQAGNGAGGDDGLVPPMSAADGAAPSVVPSAETFSLTGGEAVPEPGFDVGAASPAEEDTSISAQLPHDLSPWGMFMAADWVVKAVMIGLAFASVVTWTVWLVKTFELLFVQRRLRVALRGFLGSASLDEARRVAPSGPAGAMLRASDLEIMRSGDLPAEGIKERVSISLGRIEVAAGRAITRGTGLLATIGATAPFVGLFGTVWGIMNAFIGISKAQTTNLAVVAPGIAEALLATAIGLVAAIPAVVIYNHFSRQVSGYRVLMGDAAAEVLRLLSRDLDRRDANHTRHPPARLRAAAE from the coding sequence ATGCCCGCCCCAGCGCCCGCATCGGTGCCGGCGGCGCCAGCGGTGACGCCTTCGGCCATAGCCTCTCCCCCGCAGGCGGGTAACGGCGCCGGGGGCGACGACGGGCTGGTGCCGCCGATGTCGGCTGCCGATGGCGCTGCGCCCTCCGTCGTTCCTTCCGCCGAGACGTTCTCCTTGACCGGGGGCGAGGCGGTGCCGGAACCGGGCTTCGATGTCGGGGCCGCTTCCCCCGCGGAGGAAGACACGTCCATTTCCGCCCAGCTTCCCCATGACCTGTCGCCCTGGGGCATGTTCATGGCGGCGGACTGGGTGGTGAAGGCGGTGATGATCGGCCTGGCCTTCGCCTCGGTCGTCACCTGGACGGTGTGGCTGGTGAAGACCTTCGAGCTGCTGTTCGTGCAGCGCCGGCTGCGTGTCGCGCTGCGCGGCTTCCTCGGCTCCGCCTCGCTGGACGAGGCGCGCCGCGTGGCGCCGAGCGGTCCGGCCGGCGCCATGCTGCGGGCGAGCGATCTTGAAATCATGCGTTCGGGTGACCTGCCGGCCGAAGGCATAAAGGAGCGGGTATCGATCTCGCTGGGCCGGATCGAGGTCGCGGCCGGGCGGGCGATCACGCGTGGCACGGGGCTTCTGGCGACGATCGGCGCCACCGCGCCCTTCGTCGGCCTGTTCGGCACGGTGTGGGGCATCATGAATGCCTTCATCGGCATCTCGAAGGCGCAGACCACCAATCTCGCCGTGGTGGCGCCCGGAATCGCCGAAGCGCTGCTGGCGACCGCGATCGGCCTGGTGGCGGCGATACCGGCCGTGGTGATCTACAACCATTTCAGCCGGCAGGTGTCGGGTTATCGGGTGCTGATGGGCGACGCCGCCGCCGAGGTGCTGCGCCTGCTGTCGCGGGATCTCGACCGTCGCGATGCCAACCACACCCGCCACCCGCCGGCGCGGCTGCGCGCGGCGGCGGAGTAA
- a CDS encoding FAD-binding oxidoreductase → MPVTPTTVPPASADLSRLLDAIAQRIGAAHVLRAADDMAPYLREERGLYQGRTPAVVRPGTTEEVAFIVSACAEAGVSIVPQGGNTGLVGGQMPFGELLVSLARLDRIRDVDPVDMTMTVEAGVILDTVHRAAEEAGCLFPLHIASQGSCRIGGNLSSNAGGTAVLRYGNARELVLGLEVVLADGQVWNGLRCLRKNNAGYDLKQLFLGTEGTLGLITAAVLKLFPQPAQRSTAFLAVPDPAAALALLKRLRGEAGDALTTFELMAGFGVETVLKHMPGTVRPFRDAYAWYVLVELSAPTRAFDLPALLEQGLADALEAGEVLDAVIAASEAQAQGLWRLREDMSEAQKHEGGSIKHDVSVPVSRVPEFLERALPAVMAALPGLRPCPFGHVGDGNIHFNLSQPVGMEKAAFIAMWETFNRIVHDIVVEMDGSIAAEHGIGLLKAHELAHYADPVSLDLMRRLKGALDPGDLLNPGKVIE, encoded by the coding sequence ATGCCCGTCACCCCGACCACCGTGCCGCCCGCTTCCGCCGACCTCTCCCGGCTTCTCGACGCCATTGCCCAGCGCATCGGCGCCGCGCATGTGCTGAGGGCGGCGGACGACATGGCGCCCTATCTGCGCGAGGAGCGCGGGCTCTATCAGGGCCGCACCCCGGCGGTGGTGCGGCCGGGCACGACCGAGGAGGTGGCGTTCATCGTTTCAGCCTGTGCCGAGGCGGGGGTGTCGATCGTCCCGCAGGGTGGCAATACCGGGCTGGTGGGGGGGCAGATGCCGTTCGGCGAGCTGCTGGTCTCGCTGGCGCGCCTCGACCGGATCCGCGACGTCGACCCGGTGGACATGACGATGACGGTGGAGGCCGGCGTCATCCTCGACACCGTGCACCGGGCGGCGGAAGAGGCGGGATGCCTGTTCCCGCTGCACATCGCCTCGCAGGGCTCCTGCCGGATCGGGGGAAACCTGTCCAGCAATGCGGGGGGCACGGCGGTGCTGCGCTATGGCAATGCGCGCGAGCTGGTGCTGGGTCTCGAGGTGGTGCTGGCCGACGGCCAGGTGTGGAACGGGCTCAGGTGCCTGCGCAAAAACAATGCGGGCTACGATCTCAAGCAGCTGTTTCTCGGCACCGAGGGTACGCTCGGCCTCATCACCGCTGCGGTGCTGAAGCTGTTTCCCCAGCCCGCGCAACGCTCCACGGCCTTTCTCGCCGTGCCCGATCCCGCCGCCGCGCTGGCGCTGCTGAAGCGGCTGCGCGGCGAGGCGGGGGATGCGCTGACCACTTTCGAACTGATGGCCGGCTTCGGGGTCGAGACCGTGCTGAAGCACATGCCCGGCACCGTCCGCCCGTTCCGCGACGCCTACGCGTGGTATGTGCTGGTCGAACTTTCCGCGCCAACGCGGGCGTTCGACCTGCCTGCGCTGCTGGAGCAGGGCCTCGCCGATGCGCTGGAGGCGGGCGAGGTGCTGGACGCGGTCATCGCGGCGAGCGAGGCGCAGGCGCAGGGGCTGTGGCGGCTGCGCGAGGACATGTCCGAGGCGCAGAAGCACGAGGGCGGCTCGATCAAGCACGATGTGTCGGTGCCGGTGTCCCGGGTGCCCGAATTCCTTGAGCGTGCCCTGCCGGCAGTGATGGCGGCACTGCCGGGCCTGCGACCCTGTCCATTCGGGCATGTCGGCGACGGCAACATCCATTTCAACCTGAGCCAGCCGGTGGGCATGGAGAAAGCCGCCTTCATCGCGATGTGGGAGACGTTCAACCGCATCGTCCATGACATCGTGGTGGAGATGGACGGCTCGATCGCCGCCGAGCACGGCATCGGCCTTCTGAAGGCGCATGAACTGGCCCACTACGCCGACCCTGTGAGCCTCGACCTGATGCGGCGGCTGAAGGGCGCGCTGGACCCGGGCGATCTGCTTAATCCCGGCAAGGTTATTGAGTGA
- the exbD gene encoding TonB system transport protein ExbD, whose amino-acid sequence MAAKLQSSDSDELVENHEINVTPFIDVILVLLIIFMVAAPLSTVDVKVDLPASNAAVQPRPDTPVYLTVKSDLMLALGNDDVARSALGAELARVTEGKKDTRIFLRADKTVAYGDLMEVMNLLRAAGYLKIALVGLESVAGAAPASDAAPASDAAPASETSPGSAAP is encoded by the coding sequence ATGGCGGCGAAGCTGCAGAGTTCCGACAGCGACGAGCTGGTCGAGAACCACGAGATCAACGTCACCCCGTTCATCGACGTGATCCTGGTGCTGCTGATCATCTTCATGGTGGCGGCGCCGCTTTCCACCGTCGACGTCAAGGTGGACCTGCCGGCCTCCAACGCGGCGGTGCAGCCGCGCCCGGATACGCCGGTCTATCTCACGGTGAAGAGCGATCTCATGCTCGCGCTGGGCAATGACGATGTCGCGCGGTCCGCGCTCGGGGCCGAGCTGGCGCGTGTGACCGAGGGCAAGAAGGACACCCGCATCTTCCTGCGGGCCGACAAGACCGTGGCCTATGGCGACCTGATGGAGGTGATGAACCTTCTGCGTGCCGCCGGCTATCTGAAGATCGCGCTGGTGGGACTTGAGTCCGTCGCGGGCGCCGCCCCCGCTTCCGACGCCGCGCCTGCTTCCGACGCAGCCCCCGCTTCCGAAACGTCACCGGGAAGCGCAGCACCATGA
- a CDS encoding ABC transporter ATP-binding protein, giving the protein MPELLTRPDPLLSIRNLCVTFATSRGPFKAVDGVDLDVDTGELVAIVGESGSGKSVAMLAVMGLLPWTATITADVMTFDGHDLLALSARARRKIIGRDLAMIFQEPMSSLNPCFTVGFQIREAMKAHLDLDRAGRQARAVDLLELVGIPEPERRLKAFPHQLSGGMSQRVMIAMALACRPKLIIADEPTTALDVTIQAQILDLLLRLQKESGVGLVLITHDMGVVAETAQRVCVHYAGQQVEMQTTRGLFEDPHHPYTAALLAALPERAKGRILPSIPGVVPGLSDRPAGCLFSPRCRFATETCRTMPPPRAGAALGLALCHTPLIHGVPQTREIAA; this is encoded by the coding sequence ATGCCGGAGCTTTTGACCCGTCCCGATCCGCTGCTGTCCATCCGCAATCTCTGCGTCACCTTCGCCACCTCGCGCGGGCCGTTCAAGGCGGTGGACGGCGTCGATCTCGATGTCGATACCGGAGAACTGGTCGCCATTGTCGGCGAGTCCGGCTCGGGCAAGTCGGTCGCGATGCTCGCGGTCATGGGCCTGCTGCCCTGGACCGCGACCATCACCGCCGATGTCATGACCTTCGACGGCCACGACCTGCTCGCCCTGTCGGCGCGGGCGCGGCGCAAGATCATCGGCCGCGACCTGGCGATGATCTTCCAGGAGCCGATGTCGAGCCTCAACCCGTGCTTCACGGTCGGCTTCCAGATCCGCGAGGCGATGAAGGCCCATCTCGATCTCGACCGCGCCGGCCGGCAGGCCCGCGCCGTGGACCTGCTCGAACTCGTCGGCATTCCCGAACCCGAGCGCCGGCTCAAGGCCTTCCCCCACCAGCTGTCCGGCGGCATGAGCCAGCGCGTGATGATCGCAATGGCGCTCGCCTGCCGCCCCAAGCTGATCATCGCCGACGAGCCGACCACCGCGCTCGATGTCACCATCCAGGCGCAGATCCTCGACCTGCTGCTGCGGCTGCAGAAGGAAAGCGGCGTCGGACTGGTGCTGATCACCCATGACATGGGCGTCGTCGCGGAAACCGCGCAACGCGTATGCGTCCACTATGCGGGCCAGCAGGTGGAGATGCAGACCACGCGCGGTCTGTTCGAGGACCCGCATCACCCCTACACCGCCGCCCTGCTCGCGGCGCTGCCCGAGCGGGCCAAGGGGCGCATCCTGCCCTCCATTCCCGGCGTCGTGCCGGGCCTTTCCGACCGGCCGGCGGGCTGCCTGTTCTCGCCGCGCTGCCGCTTCGCCACCGAGACCTGCCGCACCATGCCGCCGCCGCGCGCCGGCGCCGCGCTCGGCCTCGCGCTCTGCCACACGCCGCTGATCCATGGCGTGCCCCAGACCAGGGAGATCGCCGCGTGA